Proteins encoded within one genomic window of Mauremys mutica isolate MM-2020 ecotype Southern chromosome 11, ASM2049712v1, whole genome shotgun sequence:
- the MCEE gene encoding methylmalonyl-CoA epimerase, mitochondrial isoform X2 — MAACVGKAAAGLLNRLKTTAPTVRTLSVSHTLTQKVPCSLWKLGRLNHVAIAVPNLEKAQSFYKSVLGAQVSETVPLPEHGVYTIFVELGNTKLELLHPLGEKSPIAGFLQKNKAGGMHHICIEVDDIKAAMTELKEKKIRILSEEPKIGAHGKPVIFLHPKDCDGVLVELEQA; from the exons GGCTTCTTAACAGATTGAAAACTACAGCACCCACAGTACGGACTTTATCAGTGTCTCACACCTTGACTCAAAAAGTTCCATGCTCTTTGTGGAAACTGGGGCGACTCAATCATGTAGCAATTGCGGTACCTAATTTGGAGAAGGCCCAGTCTTTTTACAAGAGTGTTTTAGGAGCCCAGGTGAGTGAGACAGTTCCTCTTCCTGAACATGGCGTCTACACTATTTTTGTGGAGCTGGGAAACACAAAGCTAGAACTGCTGCACCCTCTGGGAGAAAAAAGTCCAATTGCAGGCTTTCTGCAAAAAAACAAGGCTGGAGGAATGCATCATATCTGCATTGAG GTTGATGATATAAAAGCAGCTATGACAGAACTGAAGGAAAAGAAGATCCGAATATTGAGCGAAGAGCCCAAAATAGGGGCGCATGGCAAACCAGTGATTTTTCTCCACCCTAAAGATTGTGATGGCGTCCTTGTAGAACTTGAGCAAGCCTGA
- the MCEE gene encoding methylmalonyl-CoA epimerase, mitochondrial isoform X3 → MLGLLNRLKTTAPTVRTLSVSHTLTQKVPCSLWKLGRLNHVAIAVPNLEKAQSFYKSVLGAQVSETVPLPEHGVYTIFVELGNTKLELLHPLGEKSPIAGFLQKNKAGGMHHICIEVDDIKAAMTELKEKKIRILSEEPKIGAHGKPVIFLHPKDCDGVLVELEQA, encoded by the exons GGCTTCTTAACAGATTGAAAACTACAGCACCCACAGTACGGACTTTATCAGTGTCTCACACCTTGACTCAAAAAGTTCCATGCTCTTTGTGGAAACTGGGGCGACTCAATCATGTAGCAATTGCGGTACCTAATTTGGAGAAGGCCCAGTCTTTTTACAAGAGTGTTTTAGGAGCCCAGGTGAGTGAGACAGTTCCTCTTCCTGAACATGGCGTCTACACTATTTTTGTGGAGCTGGGAAACACAAAGCTAGAACTGCTGCACCCTCTGGGAGAAAAAAGTCCAATTGCAGGCTTTCTGCAAAAAAACAAGGCTGGAGGAATGCATCATATCTGCATTGAG GTTGATGATATAAAAGCAGCTATGACAGAACTGAAGGAAAAGAAGATCCGAATATTGAGCGAAGAGCCCAAAATAGGGGCGCATGGCAAACCAGTGATTTTTCTCCACCCTAAAGATTGTGATGGCGTCCTTGTAGAACTTGAGCAAGCCTGA